The stretch of DNA TGGAACTTAAAGAGTCCCATGAAGGGTTTCTGGATCAAATAGGGTCCCGATCAGAAAGACTGTTGCAACGTATGGAAAATAAGGGACCTGGAGGGGAAGATAGAGGGGGGTCGAGTACGCCTAAAAGCGGCGGCGTATAAGCCGCGTCTTAGGCATGGGCGCCGTCGGTTCTATGCAATTTAATAGGAGAAGAGCCCCTGCCGTGTGCGTGATCGGCAAAAATCCCTTGCTCCAACATTTTATCGAAAGGGAGCCGGTATCCAGTACTCTGTGTGCAAGTTCCGCAATGTACGGAAAAGCCTAATGATGTTGGGAGGCTCCCACCTGTGCAAAACAGGTTCAAGGATTTTGCCGGACACGGCAATGTGCGGGGGCTTTTCTCTTTTCAAACGGGTTCTTTCTTCTCTTGCAGGCCGATAAGGGCAATTTTACGGCTGACCTAATATTAAGTCGTCTCGCCTGTTTCATTTCCAGACTCTTCCAAATTATTACCGGAGCCTCAACAACTTAATCGCCGGCAGGCGCGCGTGCTGGGGGCGTAAATCTTAAAGATTTACGGCGCATTAGATGTTTGCGCAACATTTCACGCTGCGGCCTGCTTGGGAGGAAACCATATGGATGGAACTACAATTGTTGTTGTGTTGTTGGTCGCCCTTGGCGGGGTGGCTGTGGGCATCATTGTGTATGCCCTTATCAGAAAAAAAGCCGCAGCAGATAAGTTGGGCAGGGCGAAAGCCAAATCAGAGCAAATTCTGGAAGAAGCGCGGATAGCTGCGGAAAACACTCTCAAGGCCGCCCAGGTCGAAGCGAAGGACGTAATTCTTCAGGCAAAAGCGGATTTTGAGGCGGAGGCCAAAGAAGCACGCAAGGAAATCAAGCAACTGGAAGCTCGTCTGGTTCAAAAGGAAGAAAACCTGGACCGGAAGTCGGAGCAGCTTGATAAAAAGGAAAGCGACGTCGCCGGCAGGGAAAAAGGACTGGTAAAAAGAGAACAAAAAATGGTTGCCCAGGAAGAACAGGCGCAACAGCTTTTGGAAGCCAGGACCCAGGAATTGGAGAGAATCGCCGGACTCACCGCCGAGCAGGCCAAAGATACATTGGTCCAGGCCATGGAAAGCGAAGCCCGTCACGAAGGGGCCAAGCTCATAAAGCGCATTGAGATGGAAACCAATGAGATTGCCGATAAAAAAGCCAAGGAAATCATTTCTACGGCAATCCAAAGATACGCTGGCGACTATGTAGCCGAAAAGACGGTGTCCGTCGTGGATCTTCCTTCTGAGGAAATGAAAGGAAGGATCATCGGCCGGGAAGGGCGGAACATCAGGGCTCTTGAAGCCGCCACCGGTATAGACCTGATCGTGGATGACACCCCGGAAGCGGTTATTTTGTCGGGATTCAATCCCGTTCGCCGCGAAGTCGCCCGCTTGTCGCTTTTGCGCCTTATTGCGGACGGCCGCATCCATCCCGCTCGCATAGAGGAAGTGGTGAAAAAGGTCGAAAACGAGGTGGAAAACACCATCCGCGAATCCGGCGAACAGGCCACTTTCGACCTTGGCGTACACGGGATCCACCCGGAATTGATCAAATATCTCGGCCGGCTGAAATACCGCACCAGCTATGCGCAGAACATGCTGCAACATTCCATAGAGGTCGGGTTCCTATGCGGAATTATGGCCTCCGAGCTGAACTTGAACGTCAAGCAGGCTCGCAGGGCCGGGCTGCTTCATGATATCGGCAAGGCCGTGGACCACGAAGAGGAAGGGCCCCACGCCCTGATTGGCCAGAGACTCTGTAAGAAATGCGGGGAGTCTCCTAAAATCATCCATGCCGTGGGCGCACACCACGAGGATATTCCGCCCAGTTCGGTCCTGGCCGTGCTCGTCCAGGCTGCAGACGGACTGTCCGGCGCCAGACCCGGCGCGCGTCGCGAGATGTTTGAAAGCTATATTAAAAGGTTGGAGGATCTTGAAAAGATCGCCAACTCCTTTGAAGGCGTCGGCAACACCTTTGCCATACAAGCAGGCAGGGAGTTGCGCATTATCGTGCAGGGGGAAAAAATCACCGATGATCAGTCGGTGCTTCTTGCCAGGGATGTTGCCAAGAAAATTGAAGACAGCCTTACCTTCCCGGGGCAAATCAAGGTTTGCGTCATCCGGGAGACCAGAGCGGTCAGCTACGCCAGCAAGTAAGGCTTTAATCAAGGCGAAGGTATAAAAATGAATGTTTTACAAACCCTGAAAGAACGGGGCTTTATAGAGCAAACCACCCATGAC from Desulfatibacillum aliphaticivorans DSM 15576 encodes:
- the rny gene encoding ribonuclease Y, with amino-acid sequence MDGTTIVVVLLVALGGVAVGIIVYALIRKKAAADKLGRAKAKSEQILEEARIAAENTLKAAQVEAKDVILQAKADFEAEAKEARKEIKQLEARLVQKEENLDRKSEQLDKKESDVAGREKGLVKREQKMVAQEEQAQQLLEARTQELERIAGLTAEQAKDTLVQAMESEARHEGAKLIKRIEMETNEIADKKAKEIISTAIQRYAGDYVAEKTVSVVDLPSEEMKGRIIGREGRNIRALEAATGIDLIVDDTPEAVILSGFNPVRREVARLSLLRLIADGRIHPARIEEVVKKVENEVENTIRESGEQATFDLGVHGIHPELIKYLGRLKYRTSYAQNMLQHSIEVGFLCGIMASELNLNVKQARRAGLLHDIGKAVDHEEEGPHALIGQRLCKKCGESPKIIHAVGAHHEDIPPSSVLAVLVQAADGLSGARPGARREMFESYIKRLEDLEKIANSFEGVGNTFAIQAGRELRIIVQGEKITDDQSVLLARDVAKKIEDSLTFPGQIKVCVIRETRAVSYASK